One Echinicola strongylocentroti DNA window includes the following coding sequences:
- a CDS encoding DUF6686 family protein, translating into MNYCNPEVIMMKDDFILTRCEHCGRIGMMYCQCMLSFSKVDFSGFCRYIDDLSFEGDHSPFYDGVDRVVIETYHMDIQFTLMEEEFYRLKSCLGEAQMQLQIDDLLNN; encoded by the coding sequence ATGAACTATTGTAATCCGGAGGTCATCATGATGAAAGATGATTTTATCCTGACCAGGTGCGAACATTGCGGCCGGATAGGCATGATGTACTGTCAGTGCATGCTGAGTTTTAGCAAAGTGGACTTTAGTGGTTTTTGTAGATACATTGATGACTTGTCTTTTGAGGGAGACCACAGTCCATTTTATGATGGAGTGGACAGGGTCGTCATTGAGACATACCACATGGATATCCAGTTTACCCTGATGGAGGAGGAGTTTTATAGACTCAAAAGCTGTTTGGGAGAAGCTCAGATGCAGCTTCAGATTGATGATTTATTAAATAACTAA